ACTGCTGGGTGAAGCGCTGTCAAAAGAACAGCCAGTTTGTTAGAGGAGGAAGCATCCTGCAGCACGGATAAGAAGGTGGCTGCGGTGCCGGCGGAAGAAGAACCATCCAGCGAAGGCAGCAGCGTCGACATGTTGCTGGAGGAACTCTGCAGGCTGCTGCTTGTTGCATTCAGATTCTGCATGTACTGAAACTGAGAAGACGTCAGCGAATTTTCACCCCTCCTGCTCTGAAAATAAAAATGTTTCTCTTATCATTTTATCGTAAAAAATCTTTGGATTTTATTTGAGTTTAAACTTTTCAGCTATATTTTATTATGACAAACCGTCCAGGAGTCAATCAGCTCCCTGCTCTGGCCGGAGACACGGTAATGGGGAGCCGCGGTGAAAAGACACGGTGACGGTTCTTCTTGTCTAACTTTGCAGCATTTTGTTTATCTTACCTTCATTCAAGCCGGTAATCGATGCTATTTCCCTGATCGATAAATTCTAAAGCAAAGCCTGTTTTCATCATTGAGAAATTTTACTCCTTGTTTTAACCAAAACCACATCGCAGGTGTCTAAAATCATCCGATATGATTTGCACAAGTTTAGTCAAAATCATTCGGAAAACCATTGTATTATAGTACTGAATATGGTACTATTAATGTATAATTTAGTACTAAATGCGGTACTATAGAAAGGATGATGGTTTATATTTGAGTCAACTTCAAAAACTACTGAACAGGGTAAGAAATAATCCAAAAACTGTACGGTTCGAAGAATTAGACAAAATATTAATAAGCGAAGGATTTAAGAAGCGTCAGCCTCGTGGTGGTTCCAGCCACTACACCTACACAAAAGGAAATCGAATATTGACTGTGCCTCACAAACGCCCATACATTCTTGAAAAGTATGTGGAGCTCGCGCTAGAAGCAATTGGAGATTGCTTTGAAGAGTAAATCCGCAGCGAGTCTCCTTTGATATATAGGGGACGATAGCCTAGCGAATAGCGGTACTTGCCAAACCGATGCTTGTGGCAAAATAAACTGCTCACGTTGTGTGCTTCGTCGTACCCTTTTAGCAGTTTTACAATAAATAATGAGGAGAGATATCATGAGCAACAAAGTGGAAAAAGATTTTTCCTATTTTAGATCTTTGCCTTACCGTATAGAATTGAATCCTGCGACAGAAGGCGGATTTGTTGCTGCAATTCCAGATTTGCCCGGTTGCATAACTCAAGGAGATACTAAAGAAGAGGCTTTGCAAATGATTGAAGATGCCAGGGCGGCCTGGATTGAAACCGCCCTTGAAGAAGGATTCGAAATTCCAGAGCCGGTTCCAAATGAGGATGAGTTTAGTGGTAA
This region of Veillonellales bacterium genomic DNA includes:
- a CDS encoding type II toxin-antitoxin system HicB family antitoxin yields the protein MSNKVEKDFSYFRSLPYRIELNPATEGGFVAAIPDLPGCITQGDTKEEALQMIEDARAAWIETALEEGFEIPEPVPNEDEFSGKFNLRIPRSLHRDLTKRAEREKVSLNMLATYILSASMGKNLKLK